CGCCCGGACTCCGCGGCCGGCGCGATCGGCGCGTCCGCGCGCAGGTCGCGAAGCTCGGTCCGCTCCCGGTACGGCAACCAGATCTCCACGTCCTTCTCGCCGGCCGGCAGCCCGTCGAAGCGCAGCGTGGCGACCTCGCCCGGCCGGTGGGTCATCGCGCCGGTGGCCATGTCGATCGCCACGGTGTCGCCGCCGTCCGCGGTGCGCCGCGCCACCAGGGCGCCGTCGATCAGCAGGTCGTAGGCGCCGTCCGGCGCGGCCGGCGCACCGGTGAAGGCGACCCGGGTGGGCAGCGTGTCCAGCTCGATGAGGGTGGCGGTGGTGCGGAACGCCAGCCGGACGCCGGAGGGCTGCGCCTCGACCATGGCGAGGTGTGGCGCGGCCGCCTGTGCGAGGGCCCAGGAGGGGAGGCGGTGGGGGAGGAGACCGTGCGGGGTGTGCTCGATCTCGAGTGCACCCCGCAGCAGATTGGCGTCGATCATACCTAAACCATATCGCGCCAAACCTAAAAGTCTTAGGAAAGCGGGATCACGCTCCACGACACCGGCGGCAGCACCACGTCGAGCGAGCCGGGCGTGACGCCGGGGTGCGGGCGCGGCGCCACCCGGTCCGGCGCGTCCGCGGTGTTCGTGGCGTAGACGTCGTCGTCCGCCAGCACGGTGGCGTCGCCGATCCGCAGCTCCCGGTCGAACGCGCGGGTGTTCACGGTCAGCCGCACCGGGTCGTCGATCGACCGGTTCACCACGAACAGCGCGACCGCGCCGGTCTCCTCGTCGCGCGTGGCGACCGCGTCGACCAGCGGCGCGTCGCCGTACCTCGGGGTCTCGTAGACCGGCGAGTCGACCGCGGTGCGCAGCACCTCGCCGCGGGCCAGCGCGGACGCCTGCGCGAACGGGTGGAAGATCGTCTGTCGCCAGGCGCGCCCGCCGGGCTCGGTGAAGATCGGCCCGATCACGTTGACCAGCTGCGCCTGCGCGGCCGCCTCGACCCGGTCGCTGTGCCGCAGCAGCGAGATCAGCAGGCTGCCGACCACCACCGCGTCCGCCACGTGGTAGACGTCCTCCAGCTGGCGCGGCGCGATCTCCCAGGTGGCCGGCGGCGGCGCGCTCTGGAAACGGCTGAGGTACCAGACGTTCCACTCGTCGAACGAGATGCCGATCTTCTTCGACGACTTGCGCCGCGCGCCGACGTGGTCCGCGGTCGCGGTGACCGCGCGGATCACGTGCTCCATGTCCAGGTTGGACGCCAGGAACGAGCCGAGGTCGCCGTCCACCTCCTCGTAGTACGCGTGCGCGGAGATCAGGTCGACCTCGTCGTACGTCTCGGCCAGCACCTCCGCCTCCCACGCGCCGAACTCGGGCATGCCGGAGCCGGAGCTGCCCACGGCCACGAACGTCAGGTTCGGGTCGAGCATCCGCATCGCGCGCGCGGTCTGGGCGGCGAGCCGGCCGTACTCCCGCGCGGTCTTGAACCCGACCTGCCAGGGGCCGTCCAGCTCGTTGCCGAGGCACCAGAGCCGCACGTCGTACGGCTTCGGGTTGCCGTTCGCCACGCGCAGGTCGGAGAAGTGCGTACCGCCCGGGTGGTTGGTGTACTCGAGCAGGTCCACGGCCTCGGCCACGCCGCGGGTGCCGAGGTTGACCGCCATCATCGGTTCGACGCCGGCCCGCGCGCACCAGCGCAGGAACTCGTCCGTGCCGAACTCGTTGGTCTCGATGGTGTGCCAGGCGAGGTCGGGGCGCCGGACCCGGGTGGGCCCGACCCCGTCCTCCCAGCGGTACCCGGAGACGAAGTTGCCGCCCGGGTAGCGGACCATCGACACGCCCAGCTCGCGGACCAGCGCGAGCACGTCCTGGCGGAGCCCGTCCGCGTCCGCGGTGGGATGGCCGGGCTCGTAGACGCCGGTGTAGACACAGCGGCCGAGGTGCTCGACGAACGAGCCGAACGTGCGCCGGCGCACCGGGGCGACGGTGAAGGCGGGGTCGAGCGTGACTGTCGCGTGCTGCACGTGGATGAACTCCTAACCCTTGAGCCCGGCATCGCCGACGCCGCGGATGACGTGGCGCTGCAGGAACGCGTACACGACCACCAGGGGCAGCCCACCGATGACGGCGGACGCCATGATCTCGGCGTAGCGCAGGCCGTACGAGCTCTGCACGGTGCCGAGCCCGACCGGCACGGTCATCAGGTCCGGGTCGCTGACCACGATGAACGGCCAGAGGAAGTTGTTCCACGCGGTGACGAACGTGAACACGCCGACCGCGGCCAGGACCGGGCGGGACATCGGCAGCACCACGCTCCAGAACATCCGCAGCCGGCTCGCGCCGTCCAGCGCGGCGGCCTGCTCGTACTCGCGCGGGATGCCGTCGAAGAACTTCTTCAGGATGAAGACCATCACCGGCGCGGCCAGCTGCGGCAGGATCATGCCCCAGTACGTGTCGACCAGCCCGAGCGACTGCATCTGGTGGAACAGCGGCACGATCAGCGCCTGCGGCGGCACCATGATCCCGGCCAGGACCAGCGCGAACAGCCAGTTCTTGGCCGGGAAGTCGAGCCGGGAGAAGCCGTAGGCGGCGAGACTGGCCGCGGCCAGCGTCAGCACGGTCACGCCGGCCGCCACGACCAGGCTGTTGAACAGCCAGAGCGGCACGTCGCCGGCGGTGAACACGCCGCGGTAGGCGTCCAGCGTGAACACGTCCGGGACCCAGGTGACCGGGACCCGCGTGGTCTCCGCCTCCGGCTTGATCGACGTGTCGATCGCCCAGGCCAGCGGGATCAGCCAGAGGAGTGCCAGTGCGACACCCAGCAGCGACAACGGCACACGGGTACGCATCAGTCGTCCCTCCCGGCCGGGAAGATCTTGAACTGGGCGAAGGCCACCACGATGATGATCAGGAAGAGCAGGTAGGAGATCGCGCTCGCGTAGCCGATCCGGTACGACGTGAAGCCCTGCTCGTACACGTACTGGATGAGCGGCCGGGTGATCGGCCCGGCGTTGCCCTCGTTCAGCAGGTACACCTGGTCGAAGATCTTCAGTGACGCGATCAGTTGCAGCACCAGGACCAGCCCGGTCGTGCGGCGCAGCAGCGGCAGCGTGATCCGCCGCAGCCGCTGGCCCGGCGTCGCGCCGTCCACCGCCGCGGACTCGTGCAGCTCCCGTGGGATGCCCTGCAACGCAGCCAGGTAGAGCAGGAAGTTGAAACCGACCGTCCACCACAGCGTGCAGAGCACCACCGCCCACATCGCGGTGCGCTCATCGTTGATCCAGGCGACCGGATCGCCGCCGAACCACCCGACCGCCGCGTTGAGCAGACCGAAGTCGGACTGGTAGATCCACAACCAGATCAGCGCGACCACGGTCACCGGCAGCAGGAAGGGCATGAAGAACGCGAACCTGAGGAACCAGCCGGTACGCCGGGCGCGGTGCGCCAGCAGTGCCATGCCCAGCCCGGTCAGCACCAGCGGCGGCGTGCTGAGCAGCGTGAACCAGACGGTGTTCCACAGCGAGTCCCAGACCGCGCCGTCCCGGGCCAGCTCCGCGTAGTTCGACAGCCCGAGGAACTCGACGTCGCCGCCGGCCAGGCTGGTGTTGAACAGGCTGCTCCACAGCCCGGACAGGATCGGCCAGATCATGAAGAGCGCGTAGATCAGCAGGAACGGGAGCGCGAACCAGAGCCCGGTCAGCGATCTCTCGGTGCGCGCCGGCGCGGGGCTGGTGTCGTGCACCGGCGCGGGGACTGTGTCGACGGCCATCGGAGCCCTCCCTAGACCGGTGCCGGTGTGTCGATGAGGCGTTGCATGTCCGCCTTGAACCGGGCCAGCCCCGCCTCCGGCGTGAGCGTGCCGGACTGCACCGCGCCGAACGCGGCGCCGGCCGGGTTCTCCATGTTGGACGCGGAGCCGCTGAACCAGGCGGGCGGATCGAGCTGCGCGGTCGTGGCCGCGTCCCGGTAACGCGACTGCGGGTCCAGCGCCAGGTAGTCCGGGCTGCGGGTGGCCGGGAGCCAGGCCGGCACGTGCCCGCCGGCCGCCCAGTCCACGCTGTGCTCCAGCATGAACCGCACGTAGTCGACCGCGGGGCGGGTGCCGGCCACCGTGCGGTCCCGCTGGTGCGGCAGCACGAACGTGTGGCAGTCGGCCTGCGTGCGGGCGATCCCGGCCGGGCTCGCGGTGCCCGGGAAGACCTCCGGGAACGGCACCATGGAGAACGGCGTCCGCTGCGTTTGGAACGTGGTGACCTCCCACTCGCCGTTGAACAGGAACGCGGCCCGGCCGCTGCCGAACAGCGCAACCGCGCCGGAGAGCAGCATCTGGCCGGGCGCGACCGCGTCGGTGACGGAGAGACGGCGCATGAAGTCCAGCGCCTGCAACGCCTTCGCGTCGTCGATCACGAGCGCGGTGGCGTCCGCGGTCAGTAGGTCGCCGTCGAGCTGGCGGTAGAGCGTCCACCACAGCCGCCAGGGGGAGATGCCGAAGTTGTCCAGGACCAGCCCGTACCCGCCGGTCAGCTTCTTCGCCTCGGACCACGCGGCGACCAGGTCGTCCGCGCCGCGCAGCGGGACCAGCGTGCCGTTCGCGTCGGTCAGCCCGAGTCGCCGGCACAGGTCGGTGTTGTAGTACATCACGAACGGGTGGGTGTCCAGCGGGATCGCGTAGACCTGGCCGTCGACCACGCAGCGGTCCCAGATCTCCGGCAGCACGTTCTCCGGCGTGATCCCGGCCTCGGCCAGCAGCTCCGGTGGGAACGGGTCGAGCAGCCGGCCGGGCGCGAAGCTGGGCAGCCGGGCCAGGTGCAGGATCGCCACGTCCGGCGCCCGGCCGCCGGCCGCGGCCATCGACAGCTTCGTGTAGTACGGCGGGCCCCAGGCCAGCGTGGAGGCCTGGACGTCGAGGTCCGGACGGCTCGCGGCGAACGCGTCGACCAGCTCGACCATGCGCACGCCGTCGCCGCCGCCGAAGAGGTTCCAGTACCGCAGCCGGTCGGCCCCGGACGGGGCACCGCACGCGGCCGCGCCCAGCACCGCGGCCGTGCCGGCCAGCAGCTGACGACGCTTCATCTCGCGCATCCCTTCATATGTCGGGTGCGTTACTTAGGGAGAGAGTGTTAGCGCTCACATGGACAAAGTCAATGGGACCTGTCGATGTATGCCAGCGATGTGCGTTAATGCGGCGGGGGCCGCCGCCCGATCGGCGACCCCCGCCTGCCCTCGATCCCCGCCCCGTGGTCGAGGGCCCCCGCCCCACAGCGGGGCGAGGTTGCGCGCGCGTGGCGGCCGCCACGCGCCGTAACCATTCGGGGTAGGTGGTCAGCGGGCGGCCCGATACGTCCGCTCCGACATGAACGCGCGGAACCGCGGGTTGCGCCGCAGCCGTTCCAGGCAGCGCGCCCGGTTCGGCCCGATGCCGCCGCACGGCACACCCAGCCGGGCGCTGATCTCCCCGTACGGCGTGGGCGGGTCCTGGAGCAGCAGCTCCAGCAGTTGCCGGCAGTGCGGCGGCAACTCGTCGAACGCGGCCCGCACCGCCGCGCCGCGCTCCCGGCGCAGCAGCCCGTCGTCCACCGAGGCGGCGGTGGCGTCCGCCTGGCCCTCCAGCCGTGCCGTGGTCGCGCCGGGCAGCTCGCGTTTCGCGGCGCGGTGCAGGTGATGGCACTCGCGCCGGGTGGTGGTCAGCAGCCACGCCGGCAGCGCCCGCGGATCGCGCAACCGGTCCAGCTGCTCGAACAGGCGCAGCCAGACGGTCTGGCTGACGTCCGCGGCGTCGGCGTCGTTCAGCCGCCACTGCCGGCACACGGCCGACACCAGCCGGCCGTACCGGTCCACGATCGTGCGCCAGGCCCGCGTGTCCCCCCGGGACGCGGCCGTGACGAGGCCCGCGATGTCCCCGTTCTCCGTTACCGGACTGTCCAGCATGGTCACTGCACGTCTCTCCATCCCCCTGGGAGACGCACGCGACCCGCCCGTCACCCGTGCGGGACGCGTGCGGTGTCTGGTGCCGTGCCGCCCCCCGGCGGCTTCCGGCCCGTCATGCGGAAAGCCTCGCACATTCGGCCCGTCCCGGGTCCGCCCCTCGGTGTCGGTTCCGTGACCGCCCGGCTGACGGATTCCGGCGTGCGCGACCCGGACGCGCGCGTCCCGCCGGGCCGCGCGAACGCCTCGGGGATGTCTCGATCCGTGACCCGCCCGGTTGCCGGCGGCCCGTCCCGGGCACGCGACAGCGCCGGTCCCGTCGAGCGGAACCGGCGCTGCGTCGAGCTCTCGTCCGTCGGGCCGGTCCGGCGCGACGCGCGGGACGCCCGGCCACGCGGGCGGCTAGGAGACCTTCTCGCGGGCCTCGGAGGCGCGGCCCTTGACGTCCTCGGCCGCGGAGCGGCCCTCGTCGCGCACGGTCGCGGCCGCGTCGGTCGCGGTGTCCCGCACCCGGCCGGCCGCCTCCTCGGCGGGACCGCGCAGGTTGTCCTGGAGCTCGCCGGCCAGCTGCTTCGCCTCCTGCACCAGCGTTTCCTTGTTCTCCTGCACCGCGGTCCGCGCGCTCGCGGCCAGCTCGCGCTCCTTCTGCGTCGCCGGCAGCAGCGACGAGATCAGCCAGCCCGCGCCGAACGCGATCAGGCCGGCCGCGAGCGGGTTGCCCTCGGCCTTGGTCTTCACCACGGACGGTGCCTGCCGGACCGCGTCCGCGGCGTCCGAGGCCTTGTCCGACACCGCGTGCGCGGCACCGGAGGCCTTGTCGGAGACCGCCTGCGCGGCGCCGGAGGCCTTGTCCGAGACCGCGTGCGCGGCGCCGGAGGTCTTGCCGGCCACGGTCGAGCCGGCGTCGGAGGCGGTTCCCATGATCTTCTCCCGGGTGTTGCGGAGCGCGTCGCGGACGCGCTGTTTCCGGTCCTCGACGATGCGCGTCGGGCTGGCCTTGTACGCGAGCGCGTCCACGTCGGAGCTGAGGCCCGCGCGGGTACGTTCGATCTCGGCGCGGATCTGGTCGGGATCGCTGCTGGTCATGACAGGCCTCCACGATTCGGCTTGAGGGCTTGGGGGATCTCCTTCGCGGTCTCCGCGGTCTGCGGCATCCCGCGCATCTCACGGGCCTTGCCGCGGGCCATGGTGAACAGCACGCCGCCGACGATCGCCCAGAGCACGGCCACGATCAGCGCGGCCCAGCTCTGGTCCATCACGTTGGCGAGGCCCCACCACAGCGCGAACGACAGGAACAGCAGGACCAGGAAGCCGGCCACGCCGGCGCCGCCGAACAGACCGGCGGCCTTGCCGGCCTTCGCCGCCTCCTGGCGCATCTCCGCCTTGGCCAGCTCGACCTCCTGGCGGACCAGTGTGGAGAGGTCCTGGGTGACCTCGCCCAGCAGCTCCCCGAAGGAGCGCTGTGACACGTCCGGACCCTGGGTCATGGCCGTGCCTCACCCGGGTACGTGCGCGGCTCGGTCGCCGGCGGGGCCAGCGGGTCGGTCACCGGCGGCAGCAGCGGGTCGGGCTCGACCGGCAGCACCGTGGTGGCGGGCGTGACCACCGCGGTGGTCGCCGGGGTGGCCGGGACCGGCACGGCCGTGACCGGCTCGGTGTAGGTGGCCGGGACCGGCGTGGCCGGGACCGTGGCGGTCCCGGTGGCGGTGACCCCGCCGGTGGTGGTCCCGGACGGGGCGGTGGACGGTGCCGCGCCGGAGTCGTCGGAGATCTCCGCGGCGACGCTGCGGGTCACCCGGCCGGCGATCAGGCCGAGCACCGCGGCACCGGCCAGGAACGTGCCGGGGTGCCGGCGCGCGTACTCCTTGACCTCGGTGATCAGCGCGCCCGGCTCGCGGGCCTCCAGCCAGTCCGCGACCTGGTCGATCTTCGCGGCGGCCTGCCGGGCGTAGTCGCCGACCGGTCCGGACTGCTCGCTCGACTCGGCCATCGAGCGCAGCTCGCCGCCGACCGACCGGATGCCGCCGACCGCGCGCTGCTGCTGCGCGCCGGCCTGGCTGCGCAGCTCGTCGCGGGTGGCGTGGTAGAGGTGGCGTGCCTGACGGCCGGTCTCCTCGGCGACCCGGCGGCCCTCGTCCTTCGCGGTGCCGGCGACGCTTCCGCCGGCTTCCACCGCGGTGTGCCCGAGCTCGCGGGCCTCCTGCTTCGCGGTGTCGGTGGCGGACGTCTGGCCGTCGGTCGCGGACGCTGAACGCGACGTGGCGATATCCGTCATCTCAGTGCCCTCCAATCGGGTTTTCCAGGGGGTGAAGTCGGCCATCTCAATCGGCCGTGCGAGGTCCCGGCTACCCGGGATCCCGGTGGTCATGCGGGAGGCGCACGCCATTTTTTGTGCCCGTTTGATCGGATCGGGGCGGGGTACCCGATCGGTATGACTGATCAAGCGACTACCGAGGCAGCCCTGGTCGGAGGGCCTTACGACGGTGAGACCCGCAGCGCGGGCGACACCGGTCTGATCGAGATCGAGAATGACGGGCTCGTGCACCGCTACATTCGTACGAGTAAATCTCAGAATTCGTCCATCGTGTACAACTACGACGGAGTCGTGAATCCGGCCGGCGCCGAGGACGGCGCCGAGCACTCCGCCGAACGTGTCGCCACGAACGTGGACCCGGACGGCAATTCCTGATCTTCGCGGGTGGCCGCCCACCGGGGTTTCCGGGTGGGCGGCCACCCGCGGGTCCGGCCGCCCGTTCCGGGTGTGCGGGCGGCGCCGGGCCGGGCGCGGGAATATCAAGGTCATTTTCCGTGGTTGTCATGATCGGGTCACAGCAGAACCGCGCGGCCCGGGTGCCGGGGCAGGTTCGGGGCCGTTAGCGACGGCGTTCCGGGCCTGTTAGACTTCCGGGGTCGACCTGACCATCACGCATGTTCATGATCAAGTTTGATCCTGCATCGGCTTCGATCCTGCATCTGCGTGGTGGTGATGAAGCGGAGCGCCTGCTCCCACCCGCGTCGCGTCGAGCGTCCGGGTCCGGTCAGACCGCCTCGGGTGCTCCGCATCCGCAGTGCGGTGGCTCAGTGCCACGCGTGACAGCGTGGCCGTGCGCGAGAGCGTGAGCCGTGACCGGTCGAGCGGGCCCTGGCATGCACGTTGCCGGGGCCTTTCTGCTTGTGGCCGACAGCGCACGCCGTGCGCAGGCTCGACCCGCCGGGGCAGGTGGGTGAGTCGTCGCCAGACCCGCGCCGGCCGGCCGGTGGGTGCGGGAAGCAGTTATGAGGAGGCCCCATCAGCGCCGAACCACGCGTGAACGATCAGATCCGGGCGCGAGAGGTCCGACTGGTCGGCCCTGAGGGTGAGCAGGTGGGCATCGTCCCGCTGGAGCGCGCCCTGCAGCTGGCCGCGGATGTCGATCTGGACCTGGTCGAGGTGGCGCCGATGGCCCGTCCGCCGGTGTGCAAGCTCATGGACTTCGGAAAGTTCAAGTATGAGTCTGCACTCAAGGCGCGCGAGGCCCGGCGCAACCAGCAGCAGACCGTCATCAAGGAGATGAAGCTCCGCCCGAAGATCGATCCGCACGACTACGAGACCAAGAAGGGTCACGTGGTGCGGTTCCTGAAGGCGGGCGACAAGGTCAAGGTCACGATCATGTTCCGTGGTCGCGAGCAGAGCCGTCCGGAGCTGGGTTACCGCCTGCTGCGCCGGCTCGAGTCGGAGATCACGGAGCTGGGTTACGTGGAGGCCGCCCCGAAGCAGGACGGCCGAAACATGACCATGGTGTTGGCCCCGCACCGGGCCACCAAGGCGGCAGCGGCGGAGCGCGTCGCGGCCAGCGCCAAGGCGCCTCGCCCGCCCCGGGACGAGGACGTCGTGGACGCACCCGAGAGCGAGGCTCCCGCGACGGAGTCCGCTGACGCGGGTGCGCCGGCCGGAACTCCCGGCCAGTAACGGCCGGCTTCCCGGCCACAACCGGCCGGGAACCCCCGGCCTGTATCAGGAAGAAGAGGCGTTCAATGCCGAAGATGAAGAGCCACACCGGCATGGGCAAGCGGGTGAAGGTCACCGGCAAGGGAAAGCTCGTCACCGAGCAGGCCGGTAAGCGTCACCTGCTGGAGGGCAAGTCCTCCCAGCGCACCCGCCGGCTGACCGGCACGGTCGAGGTGGCCAAGTCCGACGTGAAGCGTATTAAGAAGCTGCTGGGCCGCTGACGCGCCCGCCACTGACTTTTTTCAATTAGGAGTAGTTCAATGGCACGCGTCAAGCGGGCGGTCAACGCCCAGAAGAAGCGTCGTACCCTGCTCGAGACGGCGAGCGGCTACCGGGGCCAGCGGTCCCGGCTGTACCGCAAGGCCAAGGAGCAGGTGCTGCACTCGATGCAGTACTCGTACCGGGACCGTCGGGACCGCAAGGGCGACTTCCGCCAGCTGTGGATCACCCGCATCAACGCGGCCGCCCGGTCCAACGGCATGACCTACAACCGGCTGATCCAGGGCCTGCGCCTGGCCGGTCTCGAGGTCGACCGCAAGATCCTCGCGGACCTCGCGGTCAACGACGCCACGGCGTTCGCCGGGCTCGTCGAGGTCGCCAAGGCCGCGGTCGCGGCCGAGGGCACCGGCGGCGCGTCCGCTCAGGCCGCCTGAGTCCCACCGGCTTCACCCAGCTTCATCTCCGAAAGCGAGGCGTCCCGCGTTTTCCGCGGGGCGCCTCCGCTTTTCTCGCCGCCCGGCTCGTGATCGGGGACGCCCGGCCACCACCGAGAGATCAAGGACGAGACCCTGTTCACGCCGCGTACGCCCAGGATCGCCGCCGCCCGGAAGCTGCACCGCCGCCGGGACCGGGACGCGGCGCGCCGCTTCCTCGCGGAGGGGCCGCAGGCGGTGTCGGCGGCGCTGGCCACTCCCGGCACCGTGATCGAGCTGTTCGGCACACCCGAGACCCTGCACCGCTACGCGACGCTCAGCCGCACCGCGTCGGACGCGGGCATCGAGGTGTCGGAGGTCGACGAGGACGCGCTGGCGGCGCTGACCGAGACGGTGCAGCCGCAGGGGATCGTGGCGCTGTGCCACCAGGCGGACGTGTCGCTGCCCGACGCTCTCGCGCGCGGCCCGAAGCTGGTCGCGGCGCTGGCCGAGATCCGGGACCCGGGGAACGCCGGGACCGTGCTGCGGACCGCGGACGCGGCGGGCGCCGGGGCGGTGGTGTTCGCCGGTGACGCGGTCGACCCCTACAACGGCAAGTGCGTGCGGTCGACGGCCGGCAGTCTGTTCCACGTGGACGTGGTGCGCGGGCCGGATCCGGTCTCGGTGGTGACGTCGGCGCGGGCCGCCGGGCTGACCGTGCTGGCGGCGACCGGCTACGGCGACGCGGACCTCGACGGATTGGCGGACAGCGGGGCGCTCGC
This genomic window from Catenuloplanes niger contains:
- a CDS encoding phage holin family protein; the protein is MSQRSFGELLGEVTQDLSTLVRQEVELAKAEMRQEAAKAGKAAGLFGGAGVAGFLVLLFLSFALWWGLANVMDQSWAALIVAVLWAIVGGVLFTMARGKAREMRGMPQTAETAKEIPQALKPNRGGLS
- the arfA gene encoding arabinosylfuranosidase ArfA; the protein is MQHATVTLDPAFTVAPVRRRTFGSFVEHLGRCVYTGVYEPGHPTADADGLRQDVLALVRELGVSMVRYPGGNFVSGYRWEDGVGPTRVRRPDLAWHTIETNEFGTDEFLRWCARAGVEPMMAVNLGTRGVAEAVDLLEYTNHPGGTHFSDLRVANGNPKPYDVRLWCLGNELDGPWQVGFKTAREYGRLAAQTARAMRMLDPNLTFVAVGSSGSGMPEFGAWEAEVLAETYDEVDLISAHAYYEEVDGDLGSFLASNLDMEHVIRAVTATADHVGARRKSSKKIGISFDEWNVWYLSRFQSAPPPATWEIAPRQLEDVYHVADAVVVGSLLISLLRHSDRVEAAAQAQLVNVIGPIFTEPGGRAWRQTIFHPFAQASALARGEVLRTAVDSPVYETPRYGDAPLVDAVATRDEETGAVALFVVNRSIDDPVRLTVNTRAFDRELRIGDATVLADDDVYATNTADAPDRVAPRPHPGVTPGSLDVVLPPVSWSVIPLS
- a CDS encoding TrmH family RNA methyltransferase translates to MKDETLFTPRTPRIAAARKLHRRRDRDAARRFLAEGPQAVSAALATPGTVIELFGTPETLHRYATLSRTASDAGIEVSEVDEDALAALTETVQPQGIVALCHQADVSLPDALARGPKLVAALAEIRDPGNAGTVLRTADAAGAGAVVFAGDAVDPYNGKCVRSTAGSLFHVDVVRGPDPVSVVTSARAAGLTVLAATGYGDADLDGLADSGALATRTMWVFGSEAHGLSDAVLAAADHRVRVPMYGRAESLNLAAAAAVCLYASARALRDFEE
- the rplT gene encoding 50S ribosomal protein L20 gives rise to the protein MARVKRAVNAQKKRRTLLETASGYRGQRSRLYRKAKEQVLHSMQYSYRDRRDRKGDFRQLWITRINAAARSNGMTYNRLIQGLRLAGLEVDRKILADLAVNDATAFAGLVEVAKAAVAAEGTGGASAQAA
- a CDS encoding carbohydrate ABC transporter permease, whose product is MRTRVPLSLLGVALALLWLIPLAWAIDTSIKPEAETTRVPVTWVPDVFTLDAYRGVFTAGDVPLWLFNSLVVAAGVTVLTLAAASLAAYGFSRLDFPAKNWLFALVLAGIMVPPQALIVPLFHQMQSLGLVDTYWGMILPQLAAPVMVFILKKFFDGIPREYEQAAALDGASRLRMFWSVVLPMSRPVLAAVGVFTFVTAWNNFLWPFIVVSDPDLMTVPVGLGTVQSSYGLRYAEIMASAVIGGLPLVVVYAFLQRHVIRGVGDAGLKG
- a CDS encoding carbohydrate ABC transporter permease; translation: MAVDTVPAPVHDTSPAPARTERSLTGLWFALPFLLIYALFMIWPILSGLWSSLFNTSLAGGDVEFLGLSNYAELARDGAVWDSLWNTVWFTLLSTPPLVLTGLGMALLAHRARRTGWFLRFAFFMPFLLPVTVVALIWLWIYQSDFGLLNAAVGWFGGDPVAWINDERTAMWAVVLCTLWWTVGFNFLLYLAALQGIPRELHESAAVDGATPGQRLRRITLPLLRRTTGLVLVLQLIASLKIFDQVYLLNEGNAGPITRPLIQYVYEQGFTSYRIGYASAISYLLFLIIIVVAFAQFKIFPAGRDD
- the rpmI gene encoding 50S ribosomal protein L35, with the protein product MPKMKSHTGMGKRVKVTGKGKLVTEQAGKRHLLEGKSSQRTRRLTGTVEVAKSDVKRIKKLLGR
- a CDS encoding extracellular solute-binding protein, with product MKRRQLLAGTAAVLGAAACGAPSGADRLRYWNLFGGGDGVRMVELVDAFAASRPDLDVQASTLAWGPPYYTKLSMAAAGGRAPDVAILHLARLPSFAPGRLLDPFPPELLAEAGITPENVLPEIWDRCVVDGQVYAIPLDTHPFVMYYNTDLCRRLGLTDANGTLVPLRGADDLVAAWSEAKKLTGGYGLVLDNFGISPWRLWWTLYRQLDGDLLTADATALVIDDAKALQALDFMRRLSVTDAVAPGQMLLSGAVALFGSGRAAFLFNGEWEVTTFQTQRTPFSMVPFPEVFPGTASPAGIARTQADCHTFVLPHQRDRTVAGTRPAVDYVRFMLEHSVDWAAGGHVPAWLPATRSPDYLALDPQSRYRDAATTAQLDPPAWFSGSASNMENPAGAAFGAVQSGTLTPEAGLARFKADMQRLIDTPAPV
- a CDS encoding RNA polymerase sigma factor, translating into MLDSPVTENGDIAGLVTAASRGDTRAWRTIVDRYGRLVSAVCRQWRLNDADAADVSQTVWLRLFEQLDRLRDPRALPAWLLTTTRRECHHLHRAAKRELPGATTARLEGQADATAASVDDGLLRRERGAAVRAAFDELPPHCRQLLELLLQDPPTPYGEISARLGVPCGGIGPNRARCLERLRRNPRFRAFMSERTYRAAR
- a CDS encoding DUF3618 domain-containing protein, which produces MTSSDPDQIRAEIERTRAGLSSDVDALAYKASPTRIVEDRKQRVRDALRNTREKIMGTASDAGSTVAGKTSGAAHAVSDKASGAAQAVSDKASGAAHAVSDKASDAADAVRQAPSVVKTKAEGNPLAAGLIAFGAGWLISSLLPATQKERELAASARTAVQENKETLVQEAKQLAGELQDNLRGPAEEAAGRVRDTATDAAATVRDEGRSAAEDVKGRASEAREKVS
- the infC gene encoding translation initiation factor IF-3: MNDQIRAREVRLVGPEGEQVGIVPLERALQLAADVDLDLVEVAPMARPPVCKLMDFGKFKYESALKAREARRNQQQTVIKEMKLRPKIDPHDYETKKGHVVRFLKAGDKVKVTIMFRGREQSRPELGYRLLRRLESEITELGYVEAAPKQDGRNMTMVLAPHRATKAAAAERVAASAKAPRPPRDEDVVDAPESEAPATESADAGAPAGTPGQ